In Balnearium lithotrophicum, the following proteins share a genomic window:
- a CDS encoding YbaB/EbfC family nucleoid-associated protein: MFKGGNINQLMKMAKQLQNQAARMKEEIEQMEFTGTAGGEAVKVVAKGSGELVSIEISPELFESGDREMVQDLVLAAANQALREAKEKMAKELERITGGLGIDMGGLF, from the coding sequence ATGTTCAAAGGTGGAAATATAAATCAGCTGATGAAAATGGCAAAACAGCTTCAAAATCAGGCCGCAAGAATGAAGGAAGAGATAGAGCAGATGGAGTTTACAGGAACGGCTGGAGGGGAAGCAGTAAAGGTAGTGGCAAAGGGTTCTGGAGAGTTGGTCTCCATTGAAATATCGCCGGAGCTCTTTGAAAGCGGCGACAGGGAAATGGTTCAGGATTTGGTTCTTGCCGCTGCAAATCAGGCCTTAAGGGAAGCGAAGGAGAAAATGGCCAAGGAGCTTGAGAGGATAACAGGTGGGCTTGGAATCGATATGGGAGGCCTGTTTTGA
- a CDS encoding 2-oxoacid:acceptor oxidoreductase family protein, with amino-acid sequence MIEIRWHARGGQGAVTASKILASAVIEEGKYAQSNPDYGAERSGAPLRAYNRVSETPITLHCMVLNPDIVIVVDPTLLKTVPFLEGTDENSTLLINTDKSPQEVREKYGIEGRKIYTVDATRIAMEELKRPLMNVPMLGALVKILNGLVDIKTVENDVRKAFGKKISENALQANIRALHRAYEEVRSE; translated from the coding sequence ATGATAGAGATTAGGTGGCACGCCCGTGGAGGACAGGGTGCAGTTACAGCTTCTAAAATTTTGGCTTCTGCCGTTATTGAAGAGGGAAAGTACGCTCAGAGTAACCCAGATTACGGAGCTGAGAGGTCTGGAGCTCCGCTGAGGGCATACAACAGGGTATCTGAGACCCCCATAACACTACACTGCATGGTTTTAAACCCTGATATCGTAATAGTTGTTGACCCAACACTTTTAAAGACCGTTCCCTTTTTAGAGGGAACTGACGAGAATTCAACTTTACTCATCAACACGGACAAATCCCCCCAGGAAGTAAGGGAAAAGTACGGAATTGAGGGAAGGAAAATCTACACTGTAGACGCCACAAGAATAGCCATGGAGGAGCTTAAGAGGCCCCTTATGAACGTTCCTATGCTCGGAGCTTTAGTTAAGATACTTAATGGCCTTGTTGACATTAAGACTGTGGAGAACGATGTAAGAAAGGCCTTTGGAAAGAAAATTTCTGAAAATGCCCTTCAGGCAAACATAAGGGCACTACACAGAGCTTATGAGGAGGTAAGGTCAGAATGA
- a CDS encoding YicC/YloC family endoribonuclease: MKSMTGYGKGISENSFARITAEVRSLNSKALRVRFSMGKVFNPFLNDLNSLISKYVKRGDLELSIHYVLSPNVEVPISVNYSEAVNLVREIKKISSLSGEEISVSLRDLSLISDIFQREELDSEIFREPLFEAVEEALLSLDESRKREGEKLKSYFLEKLKVIEDEVRGIEEMVSQLEELLFKKLKERVRKLLSGEELPEEFERRIELEVALLAEKQDISEEVSRLKVHIDRFRELLNLESEPVGKTLDFLCQEMHREINTLGSKLKEIDVTEPVLKIKTEIARIKEQVQNVE; the protein is encoded by the coding sequence ATGAAAAGTATGACAGGATACGGAAAGGGAATTTCTGAAAACAGCTTTGCAAGGATAACTGCAGAAGTTAGGAGTCTAAACAGTAAAGCTTTGAGAGTTAGATTTTCAATGGGGAAGGTCTTCAACCCGTTTTTGAACGACCTGAACTCACTGATTTCTAAATATGTAAAGAGGGGTGATTTAGAACTTTCAATTCACTACGTCCTTTCCCCTAACGTTGAGGTTCCGATTTCCGTTAACTACTCAGAGGCAGTTAACCTTGTAAGAGAGATTAAAAAAATTTCATCACTGTCAGGAGAGGAAATTTCGGTTTCACTGAGGGATTTATCCCTAATATCTGATATTTTCCAGAGAGAGGAACTTGATTCCGAAATCTTCAGAGAGCCCCTCTTTGAGGCAGTTGAGGAGGCACTGTTATCACTGGATGAGTCGAGGAAGAGGGAGGGAGAAAAGTTAAAGTCGTACTTTTTGGAAAAGCTGAAAGTGATAGAGGATGAAGTTAGGGGAATTGAGGAAATGGTTTCTCAGTTGGAGGAGCTCCTGTTCAAAAAACTCAAGGAAAGGGTTAGAAAGCTCCTTTCCGGTGAGGAGCTCCCCGAGGAGTTTGAAAGGAGGATAGAGCTTGAAGTTGCTCTCCTTGCTGAAAAGCAGGACATTTCAGAGGAGGTTTCAAGGTTAAAGGTTCACATAGATAGGTTTAGAGAGCTCTTAAATCTTGAAAGTGAACCTGTAGGAAAGACTTTGGACTTTCTCTGTCAGGAGATGCACAGGGAGATAAATACGCTGGGAAGTAAGTTGAAGGAGATTGACGTTACAGAACCTGTTTTAAAGATTAAGACCGAAATTGCGAGGATAAAGGAGCAGGTTCAGAATGTCGAATGA
- the recR gene encoding recombination mediator RecR: protein MIYPENLELLIEFLSEVPGISERAAERAVLSLSRLPEEKKRVITNALRELEEVHPCKECGLPAVRELCSICSDVERDRRVVCVVEQPRDAVSIEKTGEYRGLYHVLGGVISPLEDVSPEDLNIESLFNRIREKGIKEVIIALNPTVEGEATAKFLTDRLESLGVTVYRIGYGIPYGGTIDASDELTLRKALEDKKLIVGGKNDRD, encoded by the coding sequence TTGATATACCCTGAGAATTTGGAGCTCCTGATTGAGTTCCTCTCTGAGGTTCCGGGCATCAGCGAAAGGGCTGCAGAGAGGGCTGTCCTTTCCCTTTCAAGGCTTCCTGAGGAGAAAAAGAGAGTAATAACAAACGCCTTAAGGGAATTGGAGGAGGTTCACCCCTGTAAGGAGTGTGGACTTCCTGCAGTAAGGGAGCTCTGTTCAATATGTAGCGATGTTGAGAGGGATAGAAGGGTTGTTTGTGTAGTTGAACAGCCAAGGGATGCAGTATCGATAGAGAAAACGGGAGAGTACAGAGGTCTTTACCATGTTTTAGGGGGCGTTATCTCCCCCTTGGAGGACGTATCTCCTGAGGACTTAAACATCGAAAGTTTGTTCAACAGGATAAGGGAAAAGGGAATAAAGGAAGTAATAATTGCCCTCAATCCAACAGTTGAGGGTGAAGCAACCGCAAAGTTTTTAACAGACAGACTTGAATCCCTTGGAGTTACGGTTTACAGAATTGGGTACGGCATTCCCTACGGTGGAACTATCGATGCCTCGGATGAGCTTACACTGAGAAAAGCTTTAGAGGACAAGAAACTTATAGTCGGAGGAAAGAATGATAGAGATTAG
- the porA gene encoding pyruvate ferredoxin oxidoreductase, whose amino-acid sequence MRPELIKEVTYVPYSGNMAAAEAMRQINPDVVAAYPITPQTELMQFFADFVANGLVDTEYIPVESEHSAMSACVGAAAAGSRAMTATAGPGLAYMWEVLGIASGMRLPIVMTVVNRALSAPINIHGDQSDMMGARDQGWIMLFSENAEEQYDNLIQAIKIAEDERTRLPVMVGMDGFVISHAIERVRLLPDRAVEEFVGEHKPIYPLLDVDNPVTHGPVAMTDSYMEFKRQQREAMLEAYKVIREVGEKFEEAFGRKYEHIETYRTEDADYILIIIGSTAGTAKYVIDKLRSEKGIKVGLIKIRTYRPFPYYDVMDAIEASNCKAVGVFDRAETFGALGGPLYSDVATAMHLRNKYYPLVSFIYGLGGRDTNVHHIEEAIDKVMQKAAGKEVPFVNYLNLNE is encoded by the coding sequence ATGAGGCCTGAGTTGATAAAGGAGGTTACTTACGTTCCCTATTCGGGAAACATGGCCGCTGCAGAGGCCATGAGGCAGATTAACCCGGACGTCGTTGCAGCATATCCAATTACACCTCAAACGGAGCTTATGCAGTTCTTTGCAGACTTTGTTGCAAATGGCCTTGTTGATACTGAGTACATTCCGGTTGAGAGTGAACACTCTGCAATGTCTGCATGTGTAGGAGCTGCCGCTGCCGGAAGCAGGGCAATGACTGCAACGGCAGGCCCTGGACTTGCCTACATGTGGGAAGTTTTAGGAATTGCCTCAGGGATGAGATTGCCAATAGTTATGACAGTTGTTAACAGAGCTCTCTCGGCCCCCATTAACATCCACGGTGACCAGTCTGACATGATGGGAGCAAGGGACCAAGGGTGGATAATGCTATTTTCAGAAAATGCTGAGGAGCAGTACGATAATTTAATTCAGGCAATAAAGATTGCAGAGGACGAAAGGACGAGGCTTCCCGTAATGGTTGGAATGGACGGTTTTGTCATCTCCCACGCAATTGAGAGAGTAAGGCTCCTTCCAGACAGGGCTGTAGAGGAGTTTGTCGGAGAACATAAACCTATCTATCCTCTCCTTGACGTTGATAATCCTGTAACCCACGGTCCCGTTGCCATGACAGACTCCTACATGGAATTTAAGAGACAGCAGAGAGAAGCAATGTTGGAGGCCTACAAGGTCATAAGAGAAGTAGGAGAGAAATTTGAGGAGGCGTTTGGTAGGAAGTACGAACACATTGAAACCTACAGAACTGAAGATGCCGATTATATTCTAATAATCATTGGTTCAACGGCAGGAACTGCCAAGTACGTAATAGACAAACTAAGGAGTGAAAAAGGAATAAAGGTAGGTCTAATTAAAATAAGAACCTACAGACCTTTCCCCTACTACGATGTTATGGATGCTATAGAGGCGTCAAACTGTAAGGCTGTCGGAGTTTTTGACAGGGCCGAGACCTTTGGAGCTTTAGGAGGTCCACTTTACAGTGACGTTGCTACTGCAATGCACCTCAGAAACAAGTACTATCCATTGGTTAGCTTTATTTACGGCTTAGGTGGTAGGGATACAAACGTTCACCACATTGAGGAAGCCATAGATAAGGTCATGCAGAAGGCAGCAGGAAAAGAGGTTCCTTTCGTTAACTACCTTAATTTAAACGAGTAA
- a CDS encoding tetratricopeptide repeat protein — translation MRNRFEEKRSEIGKVLEKAKELLKSKEYKKAIEELEKNRFRDIDYYLLLAEAYEGIGNSEKAEIYLEEARFLDTEYRSRHYLQRGITLASMKNFKAAERELLQSVKLNPFEKDAYLELYKLYKEMNSHRKMVKTLETIMTIDPYSKFPYVELSRFYAVRRNYRKAEEVLRRGIELINSADLHYELGRVYAEWGKLEEAKEELREACRLDFKNADYRQKLIEVMVSDEDYEGALQVVHNTLELFPDAVYLLESAAALYAMVGKDDVAEHYYRRAIGLSEGFIREDALKAFSEFLTERGRFDQAEEVLKEIIFHTDNVWVLLDAFSELSVILLDQGRLEEIVEIGKFILDNPELTEDEVCEVSEIVGDVLYELGKFEEAKEFYERILKEAVDEKQIKRAYSKLKEVEEVEGLEKMLRG, via the coding sequence TTGAGAAACAGATTTGAGGAAAAGAGGTCAGAGATAGGAAAGGTCTTAGAAAAGGCGAAAGAGCTCCTTAAATCAAAGGAGTACAAAAAGGCCATAGAGGAACTTGAGAAAAACAGATTCAGGGACATTGATTACTACCTCCTCCTTGCTGAAGCCTACGAGGGAATCGGAAATTCTGAAAAGGCCGAGATTTACTTGGAGGAGGCAAGGTTTTTAGATACCGAGTACCGCTCGAGACACTACCTTCAAAGGGGAATAACCCTTGCCTCTATGAAGAACTTTAAGGCTGCAGAGAGAGAACTCCTCCAGTCCGTCAAGCTCAACCCCTTTGAAAAGGACGCATACTTGGAGCTCTACAAGCTCTACAAGGAGATGAATTCACACAGGAAAATGGTAAAAACCCTTGAAACGATAATGACTATAGACCCCTACTCGAAGTTTCCTTACGTTGAACTTTCAAGGTTCTATGCAGTAAGGAGGAACTACAGAAAGGCAGAGGAGGTTTTGAGGAGGGGAATAGAACTCATAAACTCTGCAGACCTTCACTACGAGCTCGGAAGGGTGTACGCAGAGTGGGGTAAGTTGGAAGAGGCAAAAGAGGAGTTGAGGGAGGCCTGTAGGCTCGACTTTAAAAATGCGGACTACAGGCAGAAGTTAATCGAGGTTATGGTGAGCGATGAGGACTACGAGGGAGCTCTGCAGGTCGTTCACAATACTTTGGAGCTTTTTCCAGATGCAGTCTACCTCTTAGAGAGTGCTGCAGCCCTCTATGCAATGGTAGGAAAGGATGATGTGGCAGAGCACTACTACAGAAGGGCGATAGGACTATCTGAGGGGTTTATCAGGGAGGATGCCCTCAAGGCCTTTTCGGAGTTTCTCACCGAAAGGGGTAGATTTGACCAGGCAGAGGAGGTCCTTAAGGAAATTATTTTCCATACCGACAACGTCTGGGTTCTCTTGGATGCCTTCTCAGAGCTTTCAGTAATTCTCTTAGACCAGGGAAGGTTGGAGGAAATCGTTGAAATAGGAAAGTTCATCCTCGACAATCCAGAACTTACAGAGGACGAGGTATGTGAGGTTTCAGAGATTGTAGGGGATGTTCTCTACGAATTGGGTAAATTTGAAGAAGCAAAGGAGTTTTACGAAAGAATCTTAAAGGAGGCAGTTGACGAGAAGCAGATAAAGAGGGCATACAGCAAACTTAAGGAGGTTGAGGAGGTAGAGGGATTAGAGAAAATGCTAAGAGGCTAA
- the hflX gene encoding GTPase HflX, whose amino-acid sequence MELEREKVALIAVKKKGEEVDLEELKGLVEALGGEVVQEVVQRRNSFSPSTYIGRGKLEEIDREKVTLIVSYHPLSYSQKRNIEEITGMPVIDRTEVILEIFARRAKTKEAKLQVELARAYYKLSHLRGKGKELSRLGGGVGTRGPGETQTEVEARALRRKIHKLRRELDEVLKKQGLHRESRRRKNFKTVAVVGYTNVGKSTLVRLLTKKDVLVKDMLFATLDVKTGALYLDGQKVLISDTVGFIKNLPHELVASFRATLSEVKEADLLLIVFDVSSGNTEEELESVKAVLKKLKSWEKPKIFVGNKVDKLFNEPKSKEEIYSLVAGKIPEENPEVVFVSAKKRWGIEELKRAISEKLAS is encoded by the coding sequence ATGGAGTTAGAAAGGGAAAAGGTTGCCCTCATAGCCGTAAAGAAAAAGGGGGAGGAAGTTGACCTTGAGGAGTTGAAGGGACTGGTTGAAGCCTTAGGAGGGGAGGTAGTTCAGGAGGTTGTTCAGAGGAGAAACTCCTTTTCTCCATCAACCTACATAGGAAGGGGAAAGCTTGAAGAGATTGATAGGGAAAAGGTTACGTTAATAGTTTCCTACCATCCGCTTTCCTACTCTCAGAAGAGAAATATAGAGGAGATAACGGGAATGCCCGTTATTGATAGGACTGAGGTAATCCTTGAGATTTTTGCAAGGAGGGCAAAGACAAAGGAGGCAAAGCTTCAGGTTGAGCTTGCAAGGGCTTACTATAAACTCTCACATTTAAGGGGAAAGGGAAAGGAGCTCTCAAGGCTCGGAGGAGGTGTTGGAACGAGGGGACCCGGTGAAACCCAGACAGAGGTTGAGGCGAGAGCCCTGAGAAGGAAAATTCACAAGCTGAGAAGGGAGCTTGATGAGGTTCTGAAGAAGCAGGGGCTCCACAGGGAGAGCAGAAGGAGAAAGAACTTTAAGACGGTGGCTGTTGTGGGATACACAAACGTTGGAAAGTCAACATTGGTTAGGCTCCTTACAAAGAAGGATGTGTTGGTCAAGGATATGCTCTTTGCAACCTTGGACGTGAAAACGGGAGCTCTCTACCTTGACGGTCAAAAGGTTCTTATTTCCGATACCGTTGGATTTATTAAAAACCTCCCCCACGAGCTCGTTGCATCCTTCCGTGCCACTTTAAGTGAGGTAAAGGAGGCAGACCTCCTCCTCATCGTTTTTGATGTTTCCTCAGGAAATACTGAGGAGGAGCTCGAATCTGTTAAGGCTGTACTGAAAAAGCTCAAAAGCTGGGAAAAGCCGAAAATTTTTGTTGGAAACAAGGTTGATAAGCTCTTTAATGAGCCGAAGAGTAAGGAGGAAATCTACTCCCTTGTTGCCGGAAAGATACCTGAGGAGAATCCGGAGGTCGTCTTCGTATCTGCAAAGAAAAGGTGGGGAATAGAGGAGCTAAAGAGGGCTATCTCTGAGAAGTTAGCCTCTTAG
- a CDS encoding peptidylprolyl isomerase, with product MLSKIRKNLRAFSLPLWIVAASFVGTIFLVWGRGSVLGPSGTEVATVNGEGISLVEFNREYSNIINDLRTKFGENYRKFIKNDEIKQAALRRLVVRKLLLQTAKDEGIQVSDWAVARAIEEIPAFQDNGTFSIKLYRSFLRARHMTPKSFENIVREDLLINKVLSVVNNSPSVTEFELKKLYTSFFGKRKFKYKLFPLKDFNVSVSDKEIEEYYKKNREEFSKEGEVSNFVLTFPKTAEGEKEAQKAFEIARSGKFSQLFNFNPKPLKDKNLEKELQKKPFIFKSSDRELLLAFKYKKKEYRPLSEVKNEIEAVLKTEKALKEAERAAKSYKGELPNETEFLDRAEFVKKFKPLEIPEGLYSSPVGVRKIVRLENGFGIFSPETDLKVNKFDKEKMEKLKEFIIAQKRETNYQNFVNLLLQRATVKINEKLFRSIK from the coding sequence ATGCTTTCAAAAATAAGGAAAAACCTCAGGGCCTTCAGCCTGCCACTATGGATAGTTGCTGCCTCCTTTGTAGGAACGATTTTTCTGGTCTGGGGAAGGGGCTCCGTTTTGGGACCATCTGGAACAGAAGTTGCTACTGTAAATGGAGAGGGAATAAGCTTGGTTGAGTTTAACAGGGAGTATTCGAACATTATAAATGATTTGAGGACAAAGTTTGGGGAAAACTACAGGAAGTTTATAAAGAACGATGAGATAAAACAGGCAGCTCTTCGCAGGTTGGTTGTGAGGAAGCTTTTACTTCAAACTGCAAAGGACGAAGGTATACAGGTCAGCGACTGGGCTGTCGCAAGGGCAATTGAGGAGATTCCGGCATTTCAGGACAACGGAACGTTTTCAATCAAACTCTACAGGTCCTTTTTAAGGGCGCGCCACATGACGCCCAAGTCCTTTGAGAACATCGTAAGGGAAGATTTGCTTATAAACAAGGTTCTCTCCGTTGTCAACAACTCACCCTCCGTTACCGAATTTGAACTAAAGAAGCTCTACACCTCATTTTTTGGAAAGAGGAAGTTCAAGTACAAGCTCTTTCCCCTAAAGGACTTCAACGTTTCCGTTTCAGACAAGGAGATAGAGGAGTACTATAAGAAGAACAGGGAAGAGTTTTCTAAGGAGGGAGAGGTTTCAAACTTTGTTCTAACCTTTCCAAAGACGGCTGAAGGGGAGAAGGAGGCTCAGAAGGCCTTTGAGATTGCAAGAAGCGGGAAGTTTTCACAACTGTTCAATTTCAATCCAAAACCTCTTAAGGATAAAAATTTAGAAAAGGAGCTCCAGAAAAAACCGTTCATTTTTAAGAGCTCCGATAGAGAACTCCTGTTGGCATTTAAGTACAAAAAGAAAGAGTATAGGCCGCTATCAGAGGTTAAAAATGAGATAGAGGCCGTCTTAAAAACGGAGAAAGCTCTGAAGGAGGCAGAAAGGGCTGCCAAGAGTTATAAGGGAGAACTTCCTAATGAGACGGAATTCTTAGACAGGGCTGAATTTGTTAAGAAGTTCAAGCCATTGGAAATTCCAGAGGGGCTCTACTCCTCTCCAGTGGGAGTTAGGAAAATAGTGAGGCTTGAGAATGGATTTGGCATCTTCTCCCCTGAAACAGATTTAAAGGTGAATAAGTTTGATAAAGAGAAGATGGAAAAGCTCAAGGAGTTTATCATCGCGCAGAAGAGAGAAACAAACTACCAGAACTTTGTAAACCTTTTACTTCAAAGGGCAACAGTAAAGATAAATGAGAAGCTCTTCAGGAGTATTAAATGA
- the porD gene encoding pyruvate synthase subunit PorD, whose amino-acid sequence MKSWKELPIGAVIPEPGSSEKYNTGEWRAWRPVFEADKCVNCMLCWVFCPDSCIQVKEEKMVGVDYEHCKGCGICAHECPTNALEMKPEYLFREED is encoded by the coding sequence ATGAAGAGTTGGAAGGAACTACCTATAGGAGCTGTTATACCTGAGCCAGGTTCAAGTGAAAAGTACAACACTGGTGAGTGGAGGGCTTGGAGACCTGTTTTTGAGGCCGATAAGTGTGTTAACTGTATGCTCTGTTGGGTCTTCTGTCCCGACTCCTGTATCCAAGTAAAAGAGGAGAAGATGGTAGGAGTTGACTATGAGCACTGTAAGGGCTGTGGTATCTGTGCTCACGAGTGTCCAACAAACGCCCTTGAAATGAAACCAGAATACCTGTTCCGTGAGGAGGATTAG
- a CDS encoding thiamine pyrophosphate-dependent enzyme — translation MAEIKTAEIKVPPLKKLTNYPEKLAPGHRLCAGCGASIIIRQMFMVANALGYELIWANATGCVEVCTSIYPYTSWKSPWIHNAFENAAATISGVEAAYKALKRKGKLPTDKKVKFVALGGDGGTYDIGFQSLSGALERGHDFIYVCYDNEAYMNTGIQRSSATPKYANTTTQPVGSESLGKPQHKKWLPEVAAAHGIPYVAQVSPSHWKDLMEKFKKALLTEGPSFINAFSVCPRGWRSKEEEGILVSKLAVETNYWPLFEVENGKWRITHKPKNPKPIEEYLKLQGRFKHLFKPENQDKIKELQEEVNRRWEWLNRMEEISNRE, via the coding sequence ATGGCAGAAATAAAGACAGCTGAGATAAAGGTTCCCCCTTTAAAGAAACTTACAAACTATCCTGAGAAGTTGGCTCCGGGACATAGGCTCTGTGCAGGCTGTGGGGCTTCAATAATCATAAGACAGATGTTTATGGTTGCAAATGCCCTTGGATACGAACTGATATGGGCCAATGCTACAGGATGTGTAGAAGTTTGTACTTCTATCTATCCTTACACGTCCTGGAAGTCACCGTGGATACACAACGCCTTTGAAAATGCTGCAGCGACAATTTCTGGAGTGGAAGCTGCATATAAGGCCTTAAAGAGAAAGGGGAAACTGCCAACGGATAAAAAGGTTAAGTTTGTAGCCTTAGGTGGTGATGGAGGAACCTACGATATAGGATTCCAGTCACTCTCTGGAGCTCTTGAAAGGGGACACGACTTCATCTACGTCTGTTACGACAACGAAGCCTACATGAACACGGGAATTCAGCGTTCCTCTGCAACTCCCAAGTATGCAAATACAACAACCCAACCGGTAGGTTCTGAAAGTTTAGGAAAACCACAACACAAGAAGTGGCTTCCAGAAGTCGCAGCTGCCCACGGAATACCGTACGTGGCTCAAGTTTCTCCCTCCCACTGGAAGGACTTAATGGAAAAGTTCAAAAAGGCACTATTAACTGAAGGGCCATCATTTATCAATGCCTTTTCTGTATGTCCAAGGGGATGGCGCTCTAAAGAGGAGGAGGGAATTCTCGTAAGCAAACTTGCTGTAGAAACGAACTACTGGCCACTGTTTGAAGTTGAGAATGGGAAGTGGAGAATAACTCATAAGCCGAAGAATCCCAAGCCAATAGAGGAGTATCTTAAACTACAGGGCAGGTTTAAACACTTGTTTAAACCAGAAAATCAGGATAAAATAAAGGAGCTTCAGGAGGAAGTTAACAGACGTTGGGAGTGGCTTAACAGAATGGAAGAAATTTCTAATAGGGAATAA
- the bioB gene encoding biotin synthase BioB has product MKEKILEILKSTDENFYSFLFESYEIKKRYFGNFVETCSILNAKSGLCPADCKFCAQSSKYNIPIKTYPLLSNEELVNSANRAFERGINRFSFVTSGISPTREEIKRLGKVIEKIKSSKPEAKLCASLGQLKKEELKYLKSCGLDRYHHNLETSKEFYPKISKVQRWEDRLRTVLNAKEVGLSTCCGGIFGMGESDEDVYSLIETLRDIEVDSVPLNFLHPIKGTPLENANFLTPLRCLKILTAFRFGVPKSEIRVCGGREYNLRELQPLSLFPANALMVGNYLTTKGRKLEDDIQMIKDLGMESSLR; this is encoded by the coding sequence GTGAAAGAGAAAATTTTAGAAATTTTAAAATCTACAGATGAAAATTTTTACAGTTTTCTATTTGAATCTTACGAAATAAAAAAAAGGTATTTTGGAAACTTTGTAGAAACATGTTCCATTTTAAATGCAAAGAGTGGACTTTGCCCTGCAGACTGTAAGTTCTGTGCTCAATCATCAAAATACAACATTCCAATAAAAACGTACCCCCTCCTCAGTAATGAGGAGCTTGTAAATTCAGCGAATAGGGCTTTTGAAAGAGGTATAAACAGATTTAGTTTTGTTACAAGTGGTATTTCACCCACAAGAGAGGAAATAAAAAGGTTAGGAAAAGTAATAGAGAAGATAAAATCATCAAAACCTGAAGCTAAACTATGTGCCTCCTTAGGTCAGCTAAAGAAGGAAGAATTAAAGTATCTAAAATCCTGTGGACTCGACAGGTATCACCACAATCTTGAAACATCTAAGGAGTTTTATCCAAAAATATCTAAAGTTCAAAGGTGGGAGGATAGGTTAAGGACAGTTCTAAATGCAAAGGAAGTTGGGCTATCAACCTGCTGTGGTGGAATTTTTGGAATGGGTGAGTCTGATGAAGATGTATATTCGCTAATTGAAACGTTAAGGGATATTGAGGTAGATTCTGTTCCACTAAACTTTCTCCATCCTATAAAGGGAACTCCTCTGGAAAATGCCAACTTTTTAACTCCCCTTAGATGTTTAAAAATCTTAACTGCCTTCAGATTTGGGGTTCCTAAATCAGAAATAAGGGTCTGTGGAGGTAGGGAATACAACTTGAGGGAGCTCCAACCACTTTCTCTTTTTCCTGCAAATGCTCTAATGGTTGGAAACTACCTTACCACCAAGGGAAGGAAATTGGAAGATGATATACAAATGATTAAGGATTTGGGAATGGAGAGCTCTCTAAGGTGA
- a CDS encoding roadblock/LC7 domain-containing protein: MLNLKPEEDKKLRDLLTKINEESKANITLLIDKAGQLISRSESPAFSSNDITFASLTAGNVAASEALSKLLGDESINHMFTETEKEGIYMVLISDKYILVSIFNKSVTNIGIVRFKIKKYQDELEKIISQIEERAESEKSVSQEIDIEDIDLDTLFE, translated from the coding sequence ATGTTGAACTTAAAACCGGAAGAAGATAAGAAGCTTAGGGACTTACTTACAAAGATTAACGAGGAAAGTAAGGCCAACATAACACTTCTTATTGATAAAGCAGGACAGTTAATAAGCCGGAGTGAATCTCCGGCTTTTTCTTCTAACGATATAACCTTTGCATCACTTACTGCAGGAAATGTGGCTGCTTCCGAGGCCCTATCAAAGTTACTTGGTGATGAATCTATAAACCACATGTTTACTGAGACAGAAAAAGAAGGAATATATATGGTTCTAATTAGTGATAAGTACATTCTTGTTTCCATTTTCAACAAAAGTGTTACTAATATTGGTATTGTTAGATTTAAGATAAAGAAATACCAAGACGAATTGGAAAAGATTATTTCTCAAATTGAAGAGAGAGCTGAAAGTGAAAAATCTGTATCCCAGGAGATAGATATAGAAGATATTGACTTAGATACTCTCTTTGAATAG
- a CDS encoding GTP-binding protein, translating into MPFINFATKEINCKIVYYGPGLSGKTTNIKWLYEHIKPENRGEMITLATETERTLFFDFVPIELTNVKGFKVRFHLYTTPGQIIYQASRKLILKGVDGIVFVADSQKERHDANLDTLDDMIENLTEYEIRIEEIPLVFQYNKRDLPNILPVEVLRKDLNRWNRPDFEAIAIKGIGVLETFKEISRQVLQNLKQ; encoded by the coding sequence ATGCCCTTCATCAATTTTGCTACGAAGGAAATTAACTGTAAGATAGTTTACTATGGTCCTGGTCTCTCTGGAAAAACAACGAACATTAAGTGGCTTTATGAGCACATAAAGCCTGAAAATCGAGGAGAAATGATAACTTTAGCAACTGAAACAGAAAGGACTCTGTTTTTTGACTTCGTTCCTATAGAACTAACTAATGTAAAGGGATTTAAAGTAAGATTCCATCTCTACACTACTCCCGGTCAGATAATATATCAGGCAAGCAGAAAGCTAATTCTAAAAGGTGTTGATGGTATTGTCTTCGTTGCAGATTCTCAGAAGGAAAGGCATGATGCAAATTTAGACACCTTGGACGATATGATTGAAAATTTAACGGAGTACGAGATAAGGATTGAGGAGATTCCTCTGGTATTTCAGTACAATAAGAGAGATTTACCCAACATTCTCCCTGTTGAAGTTCTAAGAAAAGATTTAAATAGATGGAACAGACCAGATTTTGAGGCAATTGCTATAAAGGGTATTGGTGTTCTCGAAACATTTAAAGAAATATCTCGACAAGTACTTCAAAATTTGAAACAGTGA